The following coding sequences are from one Lolium rigidum isolate FL_2022 chromosome 6, APGP_CSIRO_Lrig_0.1, whole genome shotgun sequence window:
- the LOC124662820 gene encoding BTB/POZ domain and ankyrin repeat-containing protein NPR2-like: protein MDPPSSSITFASSSSYLSNGSSPCSLPSGALAPPPPAAEGCGGVESASLARLSHNLERLLLDPDLDCSDADVDMADGGPPVPVHRCILAARSPFFYDLVRGARRGGGGDGLLLSAAISGGGGGGGGGDGTGRRPRYKMEELVPGRRVGREAFLEFTRYLYTGRLRPAPHDVVSCADHACPHDSCPPAIRFAVELMYAAWTFKIPDLVAVFQRRLLNFVDKTLAEDVLPILQVAFHCELSEVLNKCVQRIARSDLDSVSLDKELPPEVADEIKRIREKSPPDDGDPIIPDPVHEKRVRRIHRALDSDDVELVKLLLIESDITLDDANALHYAAAYCDSKVVSELLEMELASLNLKNRRGYTSLHLAAMRREPAIIMRLLGKGAVASQLTNDGRLASNICRRLTRLKDYNTKMEQGQESNKDRMCIEILEREMMRNPMIVEDSVTSPLLADDLQMKLAYLENRVSLARFFFPAEAKVAMHIAQADIIPEVGGVSAASTSGKLKEVDLNETPVLQNKRLRSRADALMKTVELGRRYFPNCSQVLDKILEDHMSDGFAVFHQQNGTPDEQKVKKMRLGELKEDVRKAYSKDTADNSVYSVLSSNSSSSPPQMAAKK, encoded by the exons ATGGACCCGCCGTCGTCGTCCATcaccttcgcctcctcctcctcctacctcTCCAACGGCTCCAGCCCCTGCTCGCTGCCGTCGGGGgcgctggcgccgccgccgcccgccgcggaGGGATGCGGCGGCGTGGAGAGCGCCAGCCTGGCGCGCCTCAGCCACAACCTCGAGCGCCTCCTCCTCGACCCCGACCTCGACTGCAGCGACGCCGACGTCGACATGGCCGACGGCGGGCCGCCCGTCCCCGTCCACCGCTGCATCCTCGCCGCGCGCAGCCCCTTCTTCTACGACCTCGTCCGCGGggcccgccgcggcggcggcggcgacgggctcctcctctccgccgcgatctccggaggcggaggcggaggcgggggtGGGGACGGGACCGGGAGGAGGCCGCGGTACAAGATGGAGGAGCTCGTCCCAGGGCGCCGCGTGGGGCGCGAGGCCTTCCTCGAGTTCACGCGCTACCTCTACACGGGCAGGCTCCGCCCCGCGCCGCACGACGTCGTGTCCTGCGCCGACCACGCGTGCCCGCACGACTCATGCCCGCCCGCCATCAGGTTCGCCGTCGAGCTCATGTACGCCGCCTGGACCTTCAAGATCCCCGATCTCGTCGCCGTCTTCCAG CGACGGCTTCTTAATTTTGTTGACAAGACTCTAGCAGAAGATGTCCTTCCTATTTTGCAAGTTGCTTTCCACTGCGAGCTTTCTGAGGTGCTAAACAAATGTGTCCAGAGGATTGCAAGGTCAGATCTGGATAGTGTATCTTTGGATAAGGAGCTCCCTCCAGAAGTTGCTGATGAGATAAAAAGGATCCGGGAGAAGTCTCCACCTGATGATGGCGACCCTATCATTCCTGACCCTGTGCACGAGAAAAGAGTCAGGAGAATCCACAGGGCGCTTGACTCTGATGATGTCGAACTTGTGAAATTGCTTCTTATTGAGTCTGACATCACCTTAGACGACGCCAACGCATTGCATTATGCTGCTGCTTACTGCGATTCAAAAGTTGTTTCAGAGTTGTTAGAGATGGAATTGGCCAGCTTGAATTTGAAGAATAGACGTGGATACACATCGCTCCACCTGGCTGCTATGAGGAGAGAACCCGCTATTATTATGCGTCTCCTAGGAAAAGGAGCCGTGGCGTCACAGTTGACAAATGATGGCCGGCTTGCAAGTAATATTTGCCGGCGGTTAACAAGGTTAAAAGACTACAATACAAAGATGGAGCAGGGCCAAGAGTCAAATAAAGACAGGATGTGCATCGAAATCCTAGAGAGGGAGATGATGAGGAATCCTATGATAGTGGAAGATTCTGTCACCTCACCTTTATTGGCTGATGATCTTCAGATGAAACTAGCCTACCTGGAAAACAGAG TTTCGTTAGCAAGATTCTTCTTCCCTGCTGAAGCGAAGGTTGCCATGCATATTGCACAGGCAGATATCATACCAGAAGTTGGCGGGGTTTCTGCAGCAAGTACCTCTGGTAAACTGAAAGAAGTTGATCTGAACGAGACACCAGTACTACAAAACAAAAGGCTCCGTTCAAGGGCAGACGCGCTAATGAAAACAG TGGAGCTGGGCCGTCGGTACTTCCCAAACTGCTCACAGGTGCTAGACAAAATTTTGGAGGATCACATGTCGGATGGGTTCGCTGTGTTCCATCAGCAAAACGGCACCCCTGATGAGCAAAAGGTGAAGAAGATGCGCTTGGGCGAACTGAAGGAGGACGTGCGCAAGGCATACAGCAAAGACACGGCCGATAACAGCGTGTACTCGGTCCTGTCATCTAACTCCTCATCCTCGCCGCCCCAGATGGCCGCGAAGAAGTGA
- the LOC124659690 gene encoding DExH-box ATP-dependent RNA helicase DExH6-like translates to MGRKKPNDGGAGGGGNPPLPVPKEKMMRFRAVLRDFKASHEQVYKFDASLSKEERGAIHFMCRKMGLKTKSTGNENVRRLSVYKRNNKKDTQGPAEGPSRLGFSKEATQVLLDLFTHYPPDEAELNGDAVKKSGKKAARIPWKRDGAFRRPTMSGRDIAKKVEMLTSNTSGQLRKIAEDRSKLPISSFKDHICSTLENHQVVLISGETGCGKTTQVPQYILDYVWGKGESCKIICTQPRRISATSVAERISAERGEAVGNTVGYKIRLESKGGKNSSIMFCTNGVLLRLLIGRVTNVQTAQNVTHSFDDPIMEITHIIVDEIHERDRYSDFMLAILRDLLPMYPHLHIVLMSATINADRFSQYFNGCPVIEVPGHTYPVKTFYLEDVLSILQSVDDNHLHPASDDLELKTVLTDEYKSSLDEVISMALVNDEFDPLIELISVEQNPEVFNYSHSETGVTPLMVFAGKGQLGDVCMLLSFGVDCSARDHDGKSALDWSQQENQKEVYEVIKKHMDCTPAKSPEENDLLNKYLATISPEHIDTVLIERLLKKLCADSSEGAVLIFLPGWEAINKTRERLLASSIFRDSSKFHVLSLHSMIPSSEQRKVFQRPPAGVRKIILSTNIAETAVTIDDVVFVIDSGRMKEKSYDPYNSVSTLQTSWVSRASARQREGRAGRCQPGTCYHLYSRLRAASLQEYQTPEINRMPIEELCLQVKLLDPNCRIADFLKKTLDPPVSETVKNAITVLQDLGALTQDEQLTDLGEKLGSLPVHPSTSKMLLFAILMNCLDPALTLACAVDYRDPFVLPVDPDQRKRADAAKIELASLYGGFSDQLAVVAAFDCWRCAKDTGQKALFCSQYFVNSNTMTMLSSMRKQLQNELAQRGFLPAEASACNLNAKASGIISAVLMAGAYPMVGKLLPPCKNARNTVVETASGAKVRLHPSSANYNLSLNKSSGYPLVIYDEITRGDGGTLSIKKCSVVGSYPLLLLASEMAVAPPDGDNDEEEGSSGDEVIMSSPDNTVSVVVDRWLRFHATALDVAQMYCLRERLVSAILFKVQHPQDVLPPALGATMYAIACILTYDGLPAMVQCNTGAFDSRPAERRGGGYIRPNDFLTSLLTDRVAPLAEYLSPENILPPSAGGRYSLPSKTVPGPSAPQSSKRQRDSARRRRPQ, encoded by the exons ATGGGGCGGAAGAAGCCCAACGACGGAGGAGCCGGGGGCGGCGGCAATCCTCCACTCCCCGTGCCCAAGGAGAAGATGATGCGCTTCAGGGCAGTGCTCAGGGACTTCAAGGCCTCCCACGAACAGG TATACAAATTCGATGCTAGTCTATCCAAGGAAGAGCGTGGCGCAATCCATTTTATGTGtagaaagatgggcttgaaaacgAAAAGTACCGG GAATGAGAATGTTCGACGCCTTAGTGTTTACAAACGTAACAATAAGAAAGACACACAGGGGCCTGCAGAAGGCCCTAGCAGACTTGGATTTTCTAAAGAAGCAACACAGGTTTTGCTAGATTTATTTACGCATTATCCTCctgatgaagctgaattaaatgGTGATGCCGTCAAGAAATCTGGCAAGAAGGCTGCAAGAATTCCATGGAAAAGAGATGGTGCCTTTCGCAGGCCAACTATGAGCGGACGTGATATAGCAAAGAAGGTTGAGATGCTTACATCTAACACAAGTGGACAGCTGAGGAAG ATTGCTGAAGACAGATCCAAACTTCCGATATCATCCTTCAAGGATCACATTTGTTCTACTCTGGAAAACCACCAG GTGGTTCTTATTTCTGGAGAAACAGGCTGCGGTAAAACTACCCAG GTTCCTCAATATATCTTGGATTATGTGTGGGGCAAGGGTGAATCATGTAAGATCATATGTACTCAGCCGCGACGGATATCAGCTACTTCAG TTGCCGAACGAATATCTGCTGAAAGAGGAGAGGCTGTTGGTAACACAGTTGGGTACAAG atacgtttggagtCAAAAGGAGGGAAGAATTCGTCAATCATGTTCTGTACTAATGGTGTTCTTTTGAGGCTGTTGATAGGCAGAGTAACTAACGTTCAAACAGCACAAAATGTGACACACTCATTTGATGATCCAATTATGGAGATAACACACATCATTGTG GATGAAATCCATGAAAGGGATAGGTATTCCGATTTCATGTTAGCTATCCTGAG AGATTTGCTGCCGATGTATCCGCATCTTCATATA GTGCTCATGAGTGCAACAATCAACGCTGACCGTTTTTCTCAGTATTTCAACGGATGCCCGGTTATTGAAGTCCCTGGCCATACCTACCCT GTTAAAACTTTCTATTTGGAGGATGTGCTTTCTATTCTGCAATCTGTAGATGATAATCATCTTCATCCCGCATCAGATGATCTGGAGCTGAAGACTGTGTTAACCGATGAGTACAAAAGCTCACTGGATGAAGTAATTAGTATGGCTTTGGTCAATGATGAATTTGATCCTCTCATTGAGCTTATTTCTGTAGAGCAGAACCCAGAAGTCTTCAACTACTCACATTCAGAAACTGGTGTGACACCTTTGATGGTTTTTGCTGGAAAAGGTCAACTTGGGGATGTCTGCATGCTTCTATCATTTGGTGTGGATTGTTCTGCACGTGATCACGATGGAAAATCTGCATTAGATTGGTCTCAGCAAGAGAATCAGAAAGAGGTTTATGAAGTAATAAAAAAACACATGGATTGTACTCCAGCAAAATCACCTGAAGAGAATGATCTTCTTAATAAATACTTAGCAACTATCAGTCCAGAGCACATAGATACTGTGCTGATAGAACGCTTGCTTAAAAAGTTATGTGCTGATTCAAGTGAAGGAGCTGTATTGATCTTCCTTCCTGGTTGGGAAGCTATAAATAAAACAAGAGAGAGGTTACTTGCTTCTTCCATCTTTCGGGATTCATCAAAATTCCATGTGCTGTCTCTCCATTCCATGATCCCATCTTCAGAGCAGAGAAAGGTTTTCCAACGTCCACCTGCTGGGGTTCGTAAAATTATTCTCTCAACGAACATAGCGGAGACTGCAGTAACAATTGATGATGTTGTATTTGTCATAGATAGTGGAAGAATGAAAGAGAAAAGTTATGATCCGTATAATAGTGTGTCCACGCTTCaaacttcctgggtttctcgagcTAGTGCAAGGCAGCGTGAAGGGCGTGCTGGTCGTTGTCAGCCAGGAACTTGCTACCATCTTTACTCTAGATTGCGAGCAGCTTCACTGCAAGAATACCAAACTCCTGAAATTAATAGGATGCCAATTGAAGAACTATGTTTGCAG GTCAAACTGCTTGATCCAAACTGCAGAATAGCAGACTTTCTAAAGAAGACCTTGGATCCTCCAGTTTCTGAGACTGTAAAAAATGCTATTACTGTGCTTCAGGATCTTGGTGCTTTAACACAAGATGAACAGTTGACAGATTTGGGTGAAAAGTTAGGTTCTCTTCCGGTTCATCCATCCACAAGCAAGATGCTCCTGTTTGCTATATTGATGAACTGCCTTGATCCTGCATTGACATTGGCATGTGCAGTAGATTATAGAGATCCTTTCGTCCTTCCAGTCGATCCAGATCAGAGAAAAAGAGCCGATGCAGCCAAAATCGAGCTTGCTTCATTATATGGTGGATTTAGCGACCAGCTTGCTGTTGTGGCAGCATTTGATTGTTGGAGATGTGCTAAAGACACGGGCCAAAAAGCTTTGTTTTGTTCACAATATTTTGTCAATTCAAACACCATGACTATGTTGTCAAGTATGCGAAAACAGCTTCAGAATGAACTAGCTCAAAGAGGATTTCTTCCTGCTGAAGCATCTGCCTGCAACTTAAATGCTAAAGCTTCAG GTATCATTAGCGCAGTCCTTATGGCTGGCGCTTACCCCATGGTTGGAAAGCTGCTTCCTCCTTGCAAAAATGCCAGGAATACAGTTGTGGAAACAGCAAGTGGTGCCAAAGTTCGATTGCATCCGTCTTCTGCAAACTATAACTTGTCATTAAATAAATCTTCTGGATATCCGCTAGTCATATATGATGAAATTACTCGAGGTGATGGTGGGACGTTGTCTATAAAGAAATGTTCTGTCGTTGGGTCATATCCACTACTTCTGCTTGCTTCCGAAATGGCTGTTGCTCCACCTGATGGTGATAATGATGAAGAGGAAGGTTCCAGTGGGGATGAAGTGATTATGTCTTCTCCTGATAACACTGTTTCAGTTGTTGTTGACCGCTGGCTCAGATTTCATGCGACAGCTCTTGATGTTGCTCAAATGTACTGCCTAAGAGAACGTCTAGTATCTGCTATACTTTTCAAA GTCCAACACCCGCAGGATGTTCTCCCACCTGCTCTTGGAGCAACGATGTATGCCATTGCATGTATCTTGACATATGATGGCTTGCCTGCTATGGTTCAATGTAACACCGGTGCTTTTGATTCAAGGCCAGCAGAAAGGAGAGGTGGTGGTTATATTCGACCTAATGATTTCCTTACGTCATTGCTAACGGACAGAGTCGCACCACTTGCTGAGTATCTTTCTCCGGAGAATATTCTGCCCCCAAGTGCTGGTGGTAGATATAGTCTACCCAGCAAAACTGTACCAGGGCCTTCAGCACCACAATCTTCCAAAAGGCAGCGTGACAGTGCTCGGCGCCGGAGGCCTCAATAG